ATTGCGTACCGGCGGGTCTCTTGGTGGAAGGTTTCGACCCTGGTCTTTGCCAAAAAAGTTGTTATTTAAGGCGGCCAGCGAAACGCCCTCGAAGGATGGGTGGTCGCCGGAAGCGCGACCCAAAATGACCGCATTGAAAAAGGAGGTGTGGACTATGAGGCAACGCACAGCGTGGGTAATGGCCTTAGCGCTTTCTTGGGGCTTGTCGGCTAGCCCGGTTCGGGCTGAAGAAGGCAGCAAAGTGCTGGCGGGCTTGGACCTGGGCGCGGCCATTCCGGTGGAAAAGACCAGCGATCGGCTCGATCTCGGTGGTACGTTCAGTCCGTTCGTGGGCTTCATGATGAACGACTATCTGGGGGTCATGGCGCAAGCGCAAGTGGTGGGCTTCCCGAACGACAACCGGCCCGGAATTCGCGATAAGGACGCCACTTGGGCTTTTGGCTTTCATGCCGGACCGCGTATCGCGGAACCGTTCGAACTCGGCGGCATGAATGTGGAGGCGTACCAAACATTTCAAGTCGGTGTGTTCACGGGCTTAGCCGGAGATACACCCATCAGCCGGACCTCGTGGGGGTTCTCTACGGGTGGAGGCCTCAACGTGGCGCTGAACGACGCGCTGAGCGTTGGCGCATGGGCGCGCTACAACCAGCTCGATCAGCGAGTCAATCCCACCAACGAGGTTCAGTTCGTCACCACCGGAATTGGCCTAACCTACCTTCTTCCGGTCCAGTAACGCGCACTGCATGCGTTCCACGAAGGCGTGCCGCCGCGGAGGGTGGCACGCCTTTCGTTTTTGTCGCACTTGCCGGCCGAAATGAGCGGCATCGTTGTTTTTCTTTTTGACACTCTCGTGTTGGTTGTCGCGGGGCTGGTCCGCGGTTTCAGCGGTTTTGGGTTTGCCATGGTCGCGGTGACCGGGCTCTCCCTCGTTCATTCTCCGGCGCGCGTGGTCCCGGCCATTTTATGTTTGGAAATCCTGGCCAGCATGCACTTGCTGCCGAGCATTTGGTCGCACGTGCGGTGGGGCTCGATTTTCTGGCTCGTGGCGGGAATGGTGCTGGGCACAGCGCCCGGTGTGTGGCTTTTGGCGCATGCCTCGCCAGCCTTGTTGCGGGCCTGGGTTTCCGTAGCTGTGCTTGCCGGTGCCACGGCTCTCACCCGAGAGCGCGCCCTGCCGGGGATGGAGGGCCGTGGCGTCCAACTGGTTGCGGGCGCGTGCTCCGGTTTACTGAACGCCAGCGCCTCGATCGGCGGCCCGCCGGTGATTCTTTACTACTTGGCCACTGCGCAGTCACCAGAACACGTGCGCGCCTCGCTCATTGCCTTTTTCGTCATTGCCGATGCCTTTGCTTTGGCGGCGATGGCCGCCATGGGGCTCCTCGGCCAAGAAGTCGCAATGGCGGCGCTGTGGTGGTTGCTGCCCGCTTTGGGCGGCGTCAGTCTCGGGCGGCTACTTTTTGAACGTCACGGGGCGCAGCACTATCGGCGCGCTGTGGTGGCCTTGCTGCTCGTTCTCGCTGCGCTCGGCGTCGGGCGGTCGGTTTGGGACTGGTACCGACCCGCCACCGAGCGCAGCTCGGCATCCACCGACGATCAAACGCCAATGATGGCGGCGAGCTTGTCGCGATGATGCACGGGATCGCCAAATAGCAATGCGCTGCTCTTGGCTCGCTTGAAGTACAAGTGCGCGGGATGCTCCCAGGTAAAGCCCATGCCACCGTGCACTTGGATGGTGTCGTTGGCCACCTGGAAAAAGGCGTCGGAACAGTACGACTTCGCCATCCGGGCCGCCGCATCGAGCTCGCCGGCGTCGCCTTCTGCGGCGCGAAACGCCGCGTGATAGGCTGCCGATTTCGCAAATTCCACTGCCACCAACATATCCGCGCAGCGATGCTTGATGGCTTGGAACGAGCCAATGGGGCGGCCAAACTGCCAGCGCGTTTTCGCGTGCTGCGTGGACATATCCAGGCACTGCTGGGCACCGCCGGCCTGCTCGGCAGCCAAGGCCACCAGGCCTAGTAAGAAGGCTCGCTGGAGTTGGGCCTCTACATCCGCGCTGGCCGCAATGCACTCGGCCGGCGTTTTTTGAAAGCGCACGCGAGCGAGCTTACGGGTGAGATCCAAAGTCGGCAACGCTTCGCGCTGCAAGCCATCCGCGCTACCGCTGACGCGGAACAGACTCAAGCCTTCGCGGGTGCGGGCGACCACCAAAATCTCGTCGGCTGTTTGGCCATCGATCACCGCCGTCTTCTCTCCCGTGAGCGTCCAACCGCGACGCCCGTGCTGGGCCTTGAGGCGCACGTCCGCTGGCTCCCAAATTCCCGGGCTTTCTGCCCAGGCGACCGCGACAATTTTTTTTCCGGCCGCGATTGCCGGCAGCAGCTCTTGTCGCGCTGCATCGCTGGCGGCCTCGCGCAATACGCTGGTGGCCAGCACGGCGGTCGAAAAGTACGGGGCGCAAAACAGCGTGCGGCCCATTTCCTCCATCGTGATCGCCAGCTCCACCGGGCCCAAGCCGCTCCCTCCGAACTCCTCGGGCACAATTAACGCGGTCAGCCCGAGTTGCTCGGCCAGTTGAGCCCAAGTGGCTCGGTCAAAACCTTCTTCGGTGACCATGAGGCGCCGCACCGTGGCTTCATCGGAACGGTCTTGCAAGAACCGGCGCACGGTTTGGCGCAACTCTTCGTGTTCGGGCGTAAATGCAAAATCCATCGTGTTCACCTCGCTCTTGTCCAGTCACGGATCGCAAGTGTGGCGTTGTTCACCCGCCGCGCGGAATGTCTTTCCACGGAATGCCCTTGTCCGTTCGGGGCTCGCCGGGCAGACCCAGGACTCGTTCTCCGAGGATGTTGCGCATGATTTCCGATGTTCCGCCCTCGATCGAGTTGGCTCGGGAGCGCAAGAACTGGTACTTGGCCAAGAGCACCTTGTCGCGCCGTTCTTCGTGTGCAGGGCGACGCAACGCGTAACCCGGTTCGTACACCAGCGCTTCCTCACCGAGCACGTCCATGCCGCACTCCCAAATTTTCTTATAAAGCTCGGCCTGGGCAAGCTTGCCGACGGAACCCTCGGGGCCCGGATTGCCGGCACGCATCATTGCGCGCGCGCGCAAGGCCGTCAGCCGCAACAGCTCCGATTCGATGTAGAGTCGCGTAATGCGATCCCGCAGCACCGCCGCTTCGGCCGGAGCGTGGCGCTTGGGTGGCCGCGCGTTCCACAGTTGCATGAGCACCTGGATCGGACCGCCCCCTTTTTGGGTGGAGCCACCACCGAGGGCGGTGCGTTCGTTCATCAGTGTGGTAATCGCTACCTGCCAGCCTTGCCCCTCCTGCCCGAGCATGTAGCGGTGGGGAATGCGTACATCGTTGAGGAACACCTCGTTGAACTCCGCCTCCCCGGTAATTTGGTACAGCGGGCGCACCTCTACTCCGGGCGAGTGCATGTCGAGCAAGAAGTACGAGAGCCCCTCGTGTTTGGGCACGTCCGGATTGGTCCGCGCGACCAACAGCCCCCACTTGGCCACGTGGGCCAGTGTCGTCCACACTTTTTGGCCGTTCACGACCCAATCGTCGCCATCGCGCACGGCCCGGGTCGCTAGCCCGGCAACGTCGGAACCTGCTCCGGGCTCGCTGAACAACTGGCACCAGATTTCCTCTCCGGTGAAGCACTTGCGCAACAAGGCCCGTTTAAGCTCATCCGATCCGTAGGTCATGAGCGTCGGAGCACCCATGCCGATTCCGATGGGGTTGATCGCTAAGTCATCGTACACTGTCTCAACGCCCTTGCGCAGTTCATCGGCGACAATGGCTTGCATCTTGGGGTTGATGCCTAAGCCACCGTACCCTTCGGGAAAGTGGACCCAGGCCAAGCCATGGTCGTACTGCGCCCCCCGAAAGGTAAACATGTCCACTCGGTCCGGGTTGTACTCGGCCTTGAGTTTGCGCACGCGCTCGCGCAGTTCTTCCTCGGTCATCGGTCGGTACTGGGACATCGAACTCTTACCTCCTCTTTCTTTTGGCGTGCATCCCCCAGTCACGGACTTTCACCGGCCCGTTGGGTTTCCCCTTTTGCCGGCTCGCCTGGGCAGACACTTGCCGTGGCACTTTTCGCGAAAATGCGGCTCAAATGCGAGAGGGGCCCGGTACTCCGCACCGAGAACACCCTCCAGGTAAACCACCAAATTATCCGGGCGCCTTCAGCAAGTCCAGGGCCGGGGGGCAGTTCGCGGAATCGGCCCACCCCGACCAAAGATGTGCTGGCACGAAGGTCACGAAGTCGCGCCTCCGCGCGCGCCAGCAAGACAAGGCACCAAGATCAGGTGCGGTTGGGGCAACACGGAAAAATCCGCCACCCGCACAACCTTGCCGGCATCGTTTGTAACTGTGCCGACTAGGTGCACGCGCTCCACGGTGATCGGCCCGCAAATTTGGTGGGAATCGCCGTCGCAACTCTGGTCCGGCGGCAAGGCCATCACGAACTCTCCCGTGACTCCGGCTACCTCGCCCTCGCTCAGCAGCAAGCCGCAACTGCGCAGCTCGGCCACGACAACCCAGCGCTCGCCGACACGCCGACACTCGGGATGAATCGAGCCCCCACGCACGCATGGACTTTCCGGCCGTTTGGTGCCCAAGGCCCGCAGCGCTTCGAGCGAAAACGCCCGCAAATCATGATCGAACGCGGAGCGCTGCGGATCCTCCGGGAAAAACGAGTCGGAAGCCTCTGCCGGCGAGACAGCCCCGGTTCGCTCGCTGCCGAGCCCGAGCCCCGGATCTGCCTGGATCGCCGAGGCATGACCCCACACCGGCAATGCCAACATCCACCAGAGTTGCCAGCGGGTGAGGGTATGGGCAAGGGATCGTACCGGACTCCGCATCCGCGACCTCGCGAGCGTGGTAAAGGGAACAACGCGGTTTTTTTCGCACATGCGAGAGAGCCACTATGCCAAACCAGTGCCAAGCCGCAGCCGGCCAACGGGATGCCTCACCGAGCCACGTATTCCGCGCGCGAACGCTACTGGGATAACGCCCCGCACCCCAACGCATGCGGGCACCGGAGTTTTCACCCCACCACCACCTCCATGCCTTCCCGAGCCGCAACGCTGTGGGGAAACAACCGCCGGGCTTCACGCTCCAGAGCGCGGATGGTGCGATCATCGTGACTCGGGTCATGATGATACAAGATCAAGCGTCGCACTCCTGCAGCCTGTGCGGCGGAGCAGGCCATGCCAATGGTGCTGTGCCCCCAGCCAACACGGCTGCGCGAAGCATCGCGGTACTCTTCTTCCGTGTATTGGGCATCGTGTACCAGCACATCGGCCCCGCGGGCAAAATGCTTCACGTCCTCGAAGCCCTGGCGGCAACTCTCGATGTCCGTGGCGTACACGACGGCCAAGTGCCGGGTTTCGATCCGGTACAACGCCACTCCCAGCTTGGGATGCGCTCGGCTAATGCATGCGCGCACAGTGACCGGCACATCGCCGGCGAGGCGCACCACGTCGCCATGGCCGATGGCGCGCAACTTCAAGCGGCCCGGGAGTTCGTCCAAAGCGACGGGGAAAAACGGCGGTGCCATGCTGCGCGCCAGCACACGATCCACACGCGCGCGGGGGAGGTTGGGGCCGTATACGACTGTGGTCCAACGGCGATCGTATACGGGCTGAAAAAATCTCAGTCCTTCGATGTGGTCGTGATGATAATGGCTGAGAAACACGTGCGCGGTTGCAGGTGCGGCTTCGCGGATCCATCGATGGCCCAACGCAATGAGGCCGGTGCCCGCGTCGAAGGCCAAGTGAAGAGTGCCCACTTGCACTTCCATGCACACGGAGTTGCCCCCGACTCGCACCGTGGTTCGCCCAGGCGTCGGATAACTCCCCCGCACTCCCCAAAAGCGCAGCCTAAGCTGCGCACTCCGCGCATCTTCCAACCCCATGGGCGTGCTGTGCGCCTACCAGCCCCGAAAGCCGGTTGCAAGCAAAAAGTGCCCGCGCGCCAGCAGGCGCGCGCCGCTGCGGATCGTGCGGCGACCCAAAGCCGCCCGGTTTCACTGGCTCATTGTTTCCGCCCGCAGGTAGGGTGAAGCAACGAAGCTCTGGCTCTTTTTCACCGATGGGATTAGATAAGCGCCCAATGGCTTCGGACGATCTCTTGCGGCGACTCGCCCTCGATGCGGACAAGCAACAACGCCGCCTGGAATTCCTCGAACTGGGCCCGGACGACGAAGAACGACTGCGCGAAGCTGGGGAACTGCTGGCACCGTGCGTGGACGAAGTGGTGGAAGACTTCTACCGCCACTTGGAGCGTTTCGAAGAAACCCGCAACCTCCTCGGCGGCCCGGATAGAATTCGCCGCTTGAAACAGACCCAACGCGCATACTTCTTGCGCATGTTACGGGGCCAGTTCGACGCGGATTATTTCGAAAGCCGGTTGCGTGTGGGCGATGCCCACCAACGCATCGACATGGCCCCGGAGTGGTACCTGGGAGCGTTCGCCCTGTACTTGCGGCTCGTCGTCCAACGTTTGCTTGCGTATTACCGTCATGACCCCGAACACCTTTGTGAGATCGTGGAGACAATCACGAAGGTGATTTTTCTCGACGCGAGCCTCGCGATCGATGCGTACATCGCCGGCGGCTATGTGCAGAGGAGGCTCGCCGATCAGCTAATGGTAATGGCGGAAGCTGCACAGCGGGCGCTGGAAGAAAAGACCGCATTGGAACAGGTGAAAACCGACTTGACCAACATGATTGTGCACGACTTAAAGGGGCCGATTGGGGGGATCTTGACCGTCACGCAACTGGCCCTGCGCAAACGCGGAGCGAGCGAAGAAACGCACCTGAAGCGGTTCGAGCAAATCCAGCGCAGCGCGCGCGACCTTCTCCGCATGATCGAGAACTTGCTCGAGATCGATCAGATGGAAGGTGGACGCCTGGAACTGCGCGTGGAAACAGTGGACATCGGCCCCTTACTCGAAGAGTGCGCCGCGGAGTATCGCGCGGCTGCAGAAATGGCCGGGCAAAGCTTGACGACCGATGTCAATGGCGAACTGCCGGTTTTAGCCACGGATCGGTGGCTGTTGCGGAGAATCCTCAACAACCTGGTCGTTAACGCCATTCGCCACAGCGGCCCTTCCTCCACCATCACCTTGGGTGCACGTTGCGCGGGCCAGTGTGTGGAAATTTTCGTCGCCGATACCGGCCGCGGGATTCCGATCGAGGACCAAGCGACGCTGTTCGACAAGAATCGCCGCGCATTGCGGGGCAGCCATCGGGAAGATACGGGCTTGGGCTTAGTCTTTTGCAAGATGGCAGCAGAGACCATGGGAGGCTCGATTGGCGTGTGGAGCGAGCCCGGTGCCGGTACGAAATTCGTGGTTTCGCTGCCGGTCACTTGAAGTTGCATCGCCGTGGGTAGCGGGGCTTTCGGTCGCCTGCGCCTCGCGCTTCCGACCGCCCGCGTGGCGCTTTGGTGATCGAAGTGTGCGGCTTCGCAGAGCGCAGTGTGCGCTCACATAGCGCCGCTTCCGGTGGCGCGTTCGGCGCAAGTCAACAGGAACCGCGCCGCTCCGATAGCGGTGGCGTATTCCGCATGCGGCGGCACAATAAAGCGGCAATCGAAGAGCCCGGAGGTGGCAAGAACTCGTTCGACGAAGGGACGCACACGCAACAACTTTCCGGTCAGGACAATGTCCTGTTGCCCGCTGGCCCGCGCCGCAAGCACGCTCAACGACACGATCACCTCCGCAATCATGTTGATGAGGCCTCGGGCCTTGTCCTCGGGCCGGGCATCCGCCCCAAACTTGCCAAAGTTACTGGCCGTCGCATGAGCCGGAAGGCGGCCAATTGGCCCTCCGGCAATATCACCCACAGTGAGGTCCACGTGCGCCAAATCACCGCTGGCCGCCAAGCGCTCCAGAGTATCGAGGCGAGAGACCTGCAACAGGTGCTTGGCAAGCCCCAATAGTGTGCCGCCCCCCACACCGGTACCGCCGACGTGTTGAATGTCCTCACCCTGCACATTGACCAGCGCCGTACCTGTGCCCAGCGAAACAACCAGAGTTCGGTCCTTGTTCGCCAGGGTGGCGCCGCCCACGCCAATGGCGACAATTTCCGAAACCTTGTGCACAGGAATGCCCAAGAGCCGCTCTCCGAGGTGGCGCGAACCTCCACCGGTGGCCGCCAACGCGCGCACCTCACCGAGTCCGACGGACAATTTTTCTGCAAGCTTGGCGAGGGCACCCGCGGCCGCGGCCACAGGGTCG
This sequence is a window from Candidatus Binatia bacterium. Protein-coding genes within it:
- the acd gene encoding acyl-CoA dehydrogenase encodes the protein MDFAFTPEHEELRQTVRRFLQDRSDEATVRRLMVTEEGFDRATWAQLAEQLGLTALIVPEEFGGSGLGPVELAITMEEMGRTLFCAPYFSTAVLATSVLREAASDAARQELLPAIAAGKKIVAVAWAESPGIWEPADVRLKAQHGRRGWTLTGEKTAVIDGQTADEILVVARTREGLSLFRVSGSADGLQREALPTLDLTRKLARVRFQKTPAECIAASADVEAQLQRAFLLGLVALAAEQAGGAQQCLDMSTQHAKTRWQFGRPIGSFQAIKHRCADMLVAVEFAKSAAYHAAFRAAEGDAGELDAAARMAKSYCSDAFFQVANDTIQVHGGMGFTWEHPAHLYFKRAKSSALLFGDPVHHRDKLAAIIGV
- a CDS encoding acyl-CoA dehydrogenase, translating into MSQYRPMTEEELRERVRKLKAEYNPDRVDMFTFRGAQYDHGLAWVHFPEGYGGLGINPKMQAIVADELRKGVETVYDDLAINPIGIGMGAPTLMTYGSDELKRALLRKCFTGEEIWCQLFSEPGAGSDVAGLATRAVRDGDDWVVNGQKVWTTLAHVAKWGLLVARTNPDVPKHEGLSYFLLDMHSPGVEVRPLYQITGEAEFNEVFLNDVRIPHRYMLGQEGQGWQVAITTLMNERTALGGGSTQKGGGPIQVLMQLWNARPPKRHAPAEAAVLRDRITRLYIESELLRLTALRARAMMRAGNPGPEGSVGKLAQAELYKKIWECGMDVLGEEALVYEPGYALRRPAHEERRDKVLLAKYQFLRSRANSIEGGTSEIMRNILGERVLGLPGEPRTDKGIPWKDIPRGG
- a CDS encoding MBL fold metallo-hydrolase, which encodes MGLEDARSAQLRLRFWGVRGSYPTPGRTTVRVGGNSVCMEVQVGTLHLAFDAGTGLIALGHRWIREAAPATAHVFLSHYHHDHIEGLRFFQPVYDRRWTTVVYGPNLPRARVDRVLARSMAPPFFPVALDELPGRLKLRAIGHGDVVRLAGDVPVTVRACISRAHPKLGVALYRIETRHLAVVYATDIESCRQGFEDVKHFARGADVLVHDAQYTEEEYRDASRSRVGWGHSTIGMACSAAQAAGVRRLILYHHDPSHDDRTIRALEREARRLFPHSVAAREGMEVVVG
- the coaW gene encoding type II pantothenate kinase codes for the protein MIIGVDIGGSTTDAVFLDEGLHVVTVEANDPVAAAAGALAKLAEKLSVGLGEVRALAATGGGSRHLGERLLGIPVHKVSEIVAIGVGGATLANKDRTLVVSLGTGTALVNVQGEDIQHVGGTGVGGGTLLGLAKHLLQVSRLDTLERLAASGDLAHVDLTVGDIAGGPIGRLPAHATASNFGKFGADARPEDKARGLINMIAEVIVSLSVLAARASGQQDIVLTGKLLRVRPFVERVLATSGLFDCRFIVPPHAEYATAIGAARFLLTCAERATGSGAM